In Myxococcus guangdongensis, one genomic interval encodes:
- a CDS encoding TIGR02266 family protein encodes MTPGPENKRQHPRIPAVLKVEYADGRQARDVTENLSHSGLFVQTDQAFTLGEDVRLALSFPGLLDPVEVTGIVAWMRPAGVDQPGGVGVRVERAEDRRRLGDILSAAGPNSHAPHAEHEGYRVLIVEDNPHIIEMYSYVLKKLASGELHGKVPLEVHFAPDGHHALGMLREGRFSLVMTDLYMPVMDGFALVERIREDEVLKGIPVIAISAGGKEAQDRALQLGVDIYLRKPVKFVEVLETVKQLLRIR; translated from the coding sequence ATGACCCCGGGCCCAGAGAACAAGCGCCAGCACCCCCGGATCCCGGCCGTGCTGAAGGTGGAGTACGCGGACGGACGCCAGGCGCGTGACGTCACGGAGAACCTGTCCCATTCGGGGCTCTTCGTGCAGACCGACCAGGCCTTCACGCTGGGGGAGGACGTGCGCCTCGCACTTTCTTTCCCGGGACTGCTGGATCCGGTAGAAGTCACCGGCATCGTGGCCTGGATGAGGCCCGCGGGCGTCGATCAGCCCGGAGGAGTCGGGGTCCGCGTCGAGCGCGCGGAGGACAGGCGCAGACTGGGTGACATCTTGAGTGCGGCAGGACCCAACAGCCACGCGCCCCACGCCGAGCACGAGGGGTACCGTGTGCTCATCGTCGAGGACAACCCGCACATCATCGAGATGTACAGCTACGTCCTGAAGAAGCTGGCGTCCGGGGAGCTGCACGGGAAGGTGCCCCTGGAGGTCCACTTCGCCCCGGACGGGCACCACGCGCTGGGCATGCTGCGCGAGGGCCGCTTCAGCCTGGTGATGACGGACCTCTACATGCCGGTGATGGACGGCTTCGCGCTCGTGGAGCGCATCCGCGAGGATGAGGTCCTCAAGGGCATCCCCGTCATCGCCATCTCCGCCGGCGGCAAGGAGGCCCAGGACCGCGCGCTGCAGCTGGGCGTGGACATCTACCTGCGCAAGCCGGTGAAGTTCGTCGAGGTCCTGGAGACGGTGAAGCAGCTGCTTCGCATCCGCTGA
- a CDS encoding CPXCG motif-containing cysteine-rich protein, with translation MQPFAEAAIQQCPYCGEEVEVDVDPIGASAERYIEDCPVCCRPWTVHVSRNEEAYAVALARDDD, from the coding sequence ATGCAGCCCTTCGCGGAAGCCGCCATCCAGCAGTGCCCCTACTGTGGCGAAGAGGTGGAGGTCGACGTCGACCCCATCGGCGCCAGCGCGGAGCGCTACATCGAGGACTGCCCTGTCTGCTGCCGCCCGTGGACGGTGCACGTGTCGCGCAACGAGGAGGCCTACGCCGTGGCCCTGGCCCGCGACGACGACTGA
- a CDS encoding GspE/PulE/PilB domain-containing protein, with product MASPSRNRIGEILVKARVIDELQLRSAMASLDQWGGRLSRVVSDLGLATEDTITEAICQGLGMQRVQLGNISRDAGALARVDMTLAEQKGVFPVSLKDNGKTLVLAMADPTDLATLDQVAARSRARVVPMVAGEREIEHAILRHYRGQEPVISTRFSPSRNQSSDTQATVDEQEDEFKVVDMSGKTVVKRIADILPPEPPAAAPAPRAPERPAPPVAAQGSSAADILDEILAGGPSTTPEWTDEDLQRLQTLQQNQEKSSKILRALLELLLEKGKLQQRELAARMRL from the coding sequence ATGGCTTCTCCTTCCCGCAATCGCATCGGCGAAATCCTCGTCAAGGCACGCGTCATCGACGAGCTCCAGCTCCGCAGTGCCATGGCCTCCCTGGACCAGTGGGGTGGTCGGCTGTCGCGCGTCGTCTCCGACCTGGGGCTGGCCACCGAGGACACGATTACGGAGGCCATCTGCCAGGGCCTGGGGATGCAGCGCGTGCAGTTGGGCAACATCAGCCGGGACGCGGGCGCGCTCGCGCGCGTGGACATGACGCTCGCCGAGCAGAAGGGCGTCTTCCCCGTGTCGCTCAAGGACAACGGCAAGACGCTGGTGCTGGCCATGGCGGACCCCACGGACCTGGCCACGCTGGACCAGGTGGCGGCCCGCAGCCGAGCCCGGGTGGTCCCCATGGTGGCGGGCGAGCGTGAAATCGAGCACGCCATCCTGCGCCACTACCGAGGCCAGGAGCCGGTCATCAGCACCCGCTTCTCGCCCTCGCGCAACCAGTCCTCGGACACGCAGGCCACCGTCGACGAGCAGGAGGACGAGTTCAAGGTCGTCGACATGAGCGGCAAGACGGTGGTGAAGCGCATCGCCGACATCCTCCCGCCCGAGCCGCCCGCGGCGGCGCCAGCGCCCCGCGCTCCGGAGCGCCCCGCACCGCCCGTGGCGGCCCAGGGTTCGAGCGCGGCGGACATCCTCGACGAAATCCTCGCCGGCGGCCCGTCCACCACGCCCGAGTGGACGGACGAGGACCTGCAGCGGCTGCAGACGCTCCAGCAGAACCAGGAGAAGAGCTCCAAGATTCTGCGCGCCCTGCTGGAGCTGCTCCTGGAGAAGGGCAAGCTCCAGCAGCGCGAGCTCGCCGCCCGGATGCGCCTGTAG
- a CDS encoding serine/threonine-protein kinase yields the protein MPKAAINRDAVSGEALFILRNLRENGQHGRSNKLADVKAALEPSVSLDFDNYFFFLRKFHYIAMDREAQLKLTEQGERVAGGELSDKFSVEVGEFFADQLASAEDEPPVAQGTEESLILPPPPPELLLDEAEVVPTAATQIAPPPSPPPMPPMRAARSAMPALDLTPPPNTSQVPVPVPAPFTPPAPVALVTPAVPEPRRETSIGLAPTAPLPLAPPSSSAAAPSMPPPAATSPVAAAPVAPKGTELDLRYQKFDPIGTGPLGTVFKGRFTALGLDICLKELKDIFGYFSFLQRGEVLKRLKKELCAQAQVRHPGIVQVVDQNVEASRPYFVLELMNGSLKERLDAGGGSGVPVPFALRTFLQMAYGLRAAHATGLTHHNLKPENVLFDGYGNAKLSDFGLGRVVEVDATKGMPQVFVGTGGMAYMAPELMNRGAKEPGPSADVYGLGILLYEMLTGQIPGRRSPLPSEVNPEAPSGLDQLFDKATQDKREQRYPDIDAMLEDFYKAFPEKEFLVRNDLILSSESPQQ from the coding sequence ATGCCGAAGGCCGCCATCAACCGCGACGCCGTCAGTGGCGAGGCGCTGTTCATCCTCCGAAACCTGAGGGAGAACGGCCAACACGGACGCTCCAACAAGCTGGCCGATGTGAAGGCCGCGCTGGAGCCGTCCGTCTCGCTCGATTTCGACAACTACTTCTTCTTCCTGCGCAAGTTCCACTACATCGCCATGGACCGCGAGGCCCAGCTCAAGCTCACCGAGCAGGGCGAGCGCGTGGCGGGCGGGGAGCTTTCGGACAAGTTCTCCGTGGAGGTGGGCGAGTTCTTCGCCGACCAGCTGGCCTCCGCCGAGGACGAGCCCCCCGTGGCCCAGGGCACCGAGGAGTCCCTGATTCTGCCCCCGCCCCCGCCGGAGCTGCTCCTGGACGAGGCGGAGGTGGTGCCCACCGCGGCCACGCAGATTGCGCCGCCCCCGTCGCCGCCGCCCATGCCCCCGATGCGCGCCGCGCGCTCGGCCATGCCCGCGCTGGATTTGACGCCGCCGCCCAACACGTCGCAGGTGCCGGTGCCCGTCCCGGCGCCCTTCACGCCGCCGGCGCCCGTGGCGCTCGTCACCCCCGCGGTGCCCGAGCCCCGCCGGGAGACCTCCATCGGTCTGGCTCCCACCGCGCCGCTGCCCCTCGCTCCCCCGTCGTCGTCCGCCGCCGCCCCTTCCATGCCCCCTCCCGCCGCCACTTCTCCCGTCGCCGCCGCGCCCGTCGCCCCGAAGGGCACGGAGCTGGATTTGCGCTACCAGAAGTTCGACCCCATCGGCACGGGCCCCCTGGGCACCGTCTTCAAGGGCCGCTTCACGGCGCTGGGGCTGGACATCTGCCTGAAGGAGCTCAAGGACATCTTCGGCTACTTCTCCTTCCTGCAGCGCGGTGAGGTGCTCAAGCGGCTGAAGAAGGAGCTGTGCGCCCAGGCCCAGGTGCGCCACCCCGGCATCGTCCAGGTGGTGGACCAGAACGTGGAGGCCAGCCGGCCCTACTTCGTCCTGGAGCTGATGAACGGCAGCCTGAAGGAGCGGCTGGATGCGGGCGGTGGCAGCGGGGTGCCGGTGCCCTTCGCGCTGCGCACCTTCCTGCAGATGGCCTACGGCCTGCGCGCCGCCCACGCCACGGGGCTGACGCACCACAACCTCAAGCCGGAGAACGTCCTCTTCGACGGCTACGGCAACGCCAAGCTGTCCGACTTCGGCCTGGGCCGCGTGGTGGAGGTGGACGCCACCAAGGGCATGCCCCAGGTCTTCGTGGGCACCGGCGGCATGGCGTACATGGCCCCGGAGCTGATGAACCGCGGCGCCAAGGAGCCGGGCCCCTCCGCGGACGTGTACGGGCTGGGCATCCTGCTCTACGAGATGCTGACCGGGCAGATTCCGGGCCGCCGCTCGCCGCTGCCCTCGGAGGTCAACCCCGAGGCGCCCAGCGGGTTGGACCAGCTCTTCGACAAGGCCACCCAGGACAAGCGCGAGCAGCGCTACCCGGACATCGACGCCATGCTCGAGGACTTCTACAAGGCCTTCCCGGAGAAGGAGTTCCTCGTGCGCAACGACCTCATCCTGTCCTCGGAGTCGCCCCAGCAGTGA
- a CDS encoding Hsp20/alpha crystallin family protein encodes MQNRNPFNSAVVVNPLMRDFDALFREFAQPGFFRQSAARERVPAADILESEAGVTLHLDVPGVDAKDIQVTVERDVLTVKAERKAQPVAEGVSVRRQERAQGSFTRSFSLPETVDATKVEARYEQGVLTLTLPRREESKPRVIEVKVQG; translated from the coding sequence ATGCAGAATCGCAACCCGTTCAACTCCGCCGTGGTGGTGAACCCCCTGATGCGCGACTTCGACGCGCTCTTCCGTGAGTTCGCCCAGCCGGGCTTCTTCCGTCAGTCCGCGGCCCGCGAGCGCGTGCCCGCGGCCGACATCCTCGAGTCCGAGGCGGGCGTCACCCTGCACCTCGACGTGCCGGGCGTGGACGCCAAGGACATCCAGGTGACGGTGGAGCGCGACGTGCTCACCGTGAAGGCCGAGCGCAAGGCACAGCCCGTCGCCGAGGGCGTGTCCGTGCGCCGCCAGGAGCGAGCCCAGGGCAGCTTCACGCGCTCGTTCTCCCTGCCGGAGACGGTGGACGCCACCAAGGTGGAGGCGCGCTACGAGCAGGGCGTGCTGACGCTCACCTTGCCGCGACGCGAGGAGTCCAAGCCTCGGGTCATCGAGGTCAAGGTCCAGGGCTGA
- the serB gene encoding phosphoserine phosphatase SerB, whose protein sequence is MTSSSPGCVLVTVTGKDHPGITARLTGLLADAGAELLDVEQVVVQGRLTLCLLVRLPESVGIPRALLFAARELGVALDFQAVETPDLGAPVPARYVVTAVGRALGAGQLHSLTSHLAQAGANVERIVRLSEPHLGSMELHVTLPPTLEPQVLKRSLLALSMRDATFDVALQKESLFRRGKRMVVMDMDSTLIRIEVIDELARAHGVGEQVSRITERAMQGEMDYDESLRQRVALLAGLDVGVLRQLAANLPLTEGAETLVRVLKRLGYRTAVISGGFSVAAEALKSRLGIDHAFSNVLEEEGGRLTGRTVGAIVNARRKAELLEQLAAQEGILLEQVIAVGDGANDLLMLERAGLGIAFRAKPRLREAADTSISAGGLDTILYLLGLTGRELQEAG, encoded by the coding sequence ATGACCTCGTCTTCCCCTGGCTGTGTGCTCGTCACCGTGACGGGCAAGGACCACCCCGGCATCACCGCCCGCCTCACCGGCCTGCTCGCGGACGCGGGCGCCGAGCTGCTCGACGTGGAGCAGGTGGTGGTGCAGGGCCGCCTGACGCTGTGCCTCCTGGTGCGGCTGCCTGAGTCGGTGGGCATCCCCCGGGCGCTGCTCTTCGCCGCGCGGGAGCTGGGCGTGGCGCTGGACTTCCAGGCGGTGGAGACACCGGACCTCGGGGCTCCCGTGCCCGCGCGCTACGTCGTCACCGCGGTGGGGCGCGCCTTGGGGGCGGGGCAATTGCACTCGCTCACCTCGCACCTGGCCCAGGCGGGCGCCAACGTGGAGCGAATCGTCCGGCTGTCCGAGCCGCACCTGGGCTCCATGGAGCTGCACGTCACCCTGCCGCCCACGCTGGAGCCCCAGGTGCTCAAGCGCTCGCTCCTGGCGCTGTCCATGCGCGACGCCACCTTCGACGTGGCGCTGCAGAAGGAGAGCCTGTTCCGGCGCGGCAAGCGGATGGTGGTGATGGACATGGACTCCACGCTCATCCGCATCGAGGTCATCGACGAGCTGGCGCGCGCGCACGGCGTGGGCGAGCAGGTCTCCCGCATCACCGAGCGCGCCATGCAGGGGGAGATGGACTACGACGAGTCCTTGCGCCAGCGCGTGGCGTTGCTCGCGGGGCTGGACGTGGGCGTGCTGCGGCAGCTCGCGGCGAATCTGCCCCTGACGGAGGGCGCCGAGACGCTGGTGCGCGTGCTCAAGCGGCTGGGCTACCGCACCGCCGTCATCAGCGGCGGCTTCTCCGTGGCGGCCGAGGCGCTCAAGTCGCGGCTCGGCATCGACCACGCCTTCTCCAACGTGCTGGAGGAGGAGGGCGGCCGGCTCACCGGCCGCACCGTGGGGGCCATTGTCAACGCGCGCCGCAAGGCGGAGCTGCTCGAGCAGCTCGCGGCCCAGGAGGGCATCCTGCTCGAGCAGGTCATCGCGGTGGGCGACGGCGCCAACGACTTGCTGATGCTGGAGCGCGCGGGGCTGGGCATCGCGTTCCGCGCCAAGCCCCGGCTGCGCGAGGCCGCCGACACGTCCATCTCCGCCGGCGGGCTGGACACCATCCTCTACCTCCTGGGGCTCACCGGGCGGGAGCTCCAGGAAGCGGGCTGA